The nucleotide sequence CGTCAGGTCCCGCCAGAATGCCTTTGCTTCTTCCTCCTGACTGGCATTGAACACGCTGATCAAGCGGAAGGTTTGCCCCTGGTAGGTCAAAATAGGAATCTGTTGATCCTTTTTAGGGTGCTGAACGCTTGAAATTTCAACATCCTGCCGCTTTAGAATAAACATGACACTGCCGGTAACCTTTTATCAGGAGGGGGAGGAGCAAGGGCGGATGATGGAAGGGACTTACCAGGCAAACCCAGAATGGAACCCCTGCCAGCGAGGAAAGAAGTGATTCAAGTCATGTTAGCCCATCATCATCTTAATCAATTCCCATTTTCTGGCTGTTAGTGTACACATACTGGAAAATTCTGGAACCTTCTGTCTGGCAATGCCGGGATAGAGAACTTCTAACCCATGGGCACTCAATTCAACACTGTTACTGTTAAGCTTATACCCTGGGGAAAGCCATCGTGCTACTTTACTTTAAGGGCGAAGTTGGATTGAAGCCTAACTTGCTTCCTTAGGGCTCATAGCTCAGTGGATAGAGCAACCGCCTTCTAAGCGGTCGGTCACAGGTTCGAGTCCTGTTGAGCCCGTTTGTAACCATAGCAGGGATCAACCTTGTTATCGGGCAGATTTTAAGGATAGAGGATGTAATAACCTGTAAAACTAACCAGAAAGACACAAAGGACACAAAGCAGGCTCCTGGTACTCTTTGTATCTTTCTGGTTCTGTTTCAGTCTGATATCTCAAATTAACGCGACGAAGGGCGACAACCTCCAGATCCACGATGTCTGGGGAAATCAGCCAGTCGATTCGATTGAATTCCATGAGACACCGGAGATCTTGGCTTCCAAGTTGCACATGGCGTTAATTAATTCTCATTCCTAAGCCCGGTTATTTTATAGACAAAGATCTATTTATCTAATCGGAAATAGTGATTTCCATTTATGAATTTCCTTTTTATTATCAAGTAGAGAGCTTATGCTCCCTTCCATAGAGCGTTGCACGATCAAGAATTTTTTTTCTCCGATGTGCAACGCTTTTCCTATTAAGAGCTGATCCAAAACCTTCCTCAGTCTGGGTTTGGGGTTTGACCGTTGGAGCTTTTCAGATAGCCTTTAAAGGGAAGCACTCCTGACTTCTCGTCTTCCGTTCTCCGCCCCCTGTCCCCTGTCCCCTGCTAGATGTTCGCCGGGTGCTTGTTTTCATAGGAGAATGAAAAGGAGCGTGATCAGCCTTGCAGGTTGAGCGTTTCCACAGGTTGAGTGTTTGCATCTGACGCAGCGTGCCAATGACTCCGTCCTCCCTGGTTGAATCTGAACCTGGCGATCGCCCCGTTCTGGAGGCGAAGGAGCTGACCCGGCGCTTTGGTGGACTGATCGCGGTAAACAACGTTTCCCTGACAGTCCACACAGGAGAAATTTTTGGCTTAATTGGTCCCAATGGAGCGGGGAAAACAACCTTTTTCAATCTGGTCACGGGTCTGATCCCACCCAGTAGTGGACAACTGCTGCACCAGGGAGAAAATATCTCCCGGTTGCGTCCTTGCCAGATTGCCAGCCGGGGCATTGCTCGCACCTTTCAGAACATCCGCCTGTTTGGCAATCTGGCAGCGATAGAGAATGTCATGATTGCCCAACATGTGCACACTCAAAGTGGCGTACTGACTGGAGTCCTGGGGCTACCGCCAGCTCCCCAGGAAGAGAAACTAATTCGGCAGAAGGCAATGGACCTGCTAGAACTAGTTGGGTTGGGCGATCGCGCCCACGAAACTGCCGTCAACTTCTCCTATGGGGACCAGCGCCGGCTTGAGATTGCCCGCGCCCTGGCACTGGATCCCCAGGTCCTGTTGCTGGATGAACCGGCAGCAGGCATGAATCCCAACGAAAAGCACCAGTTGAGTGAGTTTATTCGCATGATTCGGAACCAGTTCAACTTAACGGTGCTATTGATTGAGCATCATGTCCCCCTGGTGATGGGACTGTGCGATCGCATCGCTGTTCTCGACTTTGGACAGATGATTGCGTTGGGCGATCCAGCCTGTGTCAGAAATGATCCGGCTGTCATTGAGGCATACCTGGGAGTGGAGTGATAGGACATGCCAGACGCTTTGCCATTGCTTGAAATCAGTCAACTCAGTGTTAATTACGGTGGCATTCAGGCAGTACAGTCTATCGATCTGGTCATTCATCCCGGTGAAGTGATTACCTTAATTGGAGCAAACGGTGCCGGGAAAAGTACGACCCTGCGTGCAATCTCTCGCATTATCAATATCCGAGAGGGGCAGATTCGCTATGGTGGGCAGGATATTACCCGTAAACAGGCGCACCAGGTGGTGCAACTGGGAATTGCCCACAGCCCTGAGGGGCGACGGGTTTTGTCTCGCCAAACAGTGCTGGATAATTTAGAACTGGGTGCCTACACTCGTTCCGATCGCCTCGGTATCAAAACAGACATTGAATACCAATTCTGCACCTTTCCCCGACTCGCAGAACGACGACATCAGTTAGCAGGTACCCTCAGCGGCGGCGAACAGCAAATGCTGGCGATCGCCCGTGCCCTCATGAGTCGCCCTAAACTGCTGCTCCTGGATGAACCCAGTCTGGGGCTGGCTCCGGCGATCGTCCGGGAAATTTTCTCGATCATTCAAAACCTGCGCACCACCGGCGTCACCATTCTGCTGGTTGAACAGAATGCCCACCTTGCCCTGCAACATGCTGACCGGGGATACGTTCTGGAAGCTGGCCGTATTACCCTGTCGGGCAAGGCTGCTGACTTACTGGAGGACGAACGGGTGAAGCAGGCGTATCTGGGCTGATCAGGCAACCCACTGAAGCACTAAAATATCCGTTGGTCAGGCTTCGACAACGCCGGACCAGAACGCCCTATTTTCTTTGATTCCAACTTTATTGTTGACTTAGAAACCGGTAGATCTTCGCAAAGACTAAGTGAAGAAGCGGTCAAGTCTTCTACCAGGTTCTACGATTGTACGTAGGTGGATTACTGTCTCGGTGGATCATTTCTTCACTTCGATTTGTATCCATCACCTGTTATCCCTGTTCAGCCCCCGTCAGAGAGTTTCTATTATGGCAGTAGCCATCCAGGCCAGGACAACTTAGAACGCTCAACACCTGATACCGTCATCCGTTTTCCCTGTCTCCTGTCCCTTTCTATACATTCAACTTTGGTGTGAGTCGGTCATATGGCAGGCGTTGAGTATCATTGAAGCCCCCACAAAAACCCTCTTCTGCTAAAAGCCTATCCCAAAAGACCCAATGAACAAAGCTCAAATCAAGATTGAGGAAATTTTCGGATAGGCTTTAAGGCAGGTTGCCAAAAATAACCCGCCAGTTCTGGCTTCAACCACAAAAACACAAAGTCCACTAAGCAACCTTGTATCGAATGTCACTGAATTAAGCCAAATGCGCTCGCTCAGATCTCCAACTTCTTGAAGAAGTTGGAAATTTTTAACCCCTTATGTCAGTGCCACTCAACTTTGTGTCCCTTTGTGCCTTTGTGGTGAAAACTTCCGCCGTAATGCACTAGTGGGTTGTCAACCTTGCAATTGTGAGTCTGGGATCAGGAAAAGATTATTATTTTGGGTTTTCAACTCACAAAATAATTCTTGACAGACCACTCGTACTCTGCGGTGTAAATTCAGTAACCCTTTTGAGACCAATCATTGATTATGTTCAAATGCTCAAACAGCCTCAGGTTCTTCTAACAAATCGCACAGTAAAGGTTCCAATTCAATTGCAGTCTAAACAATT is from Leptothermofonsia sichuanensis E412 and encodes:
- a CDS encoding ABC transporter ATP-binding protein, which gives rise to MTPSSLVESEPGDRPVLEAKELTRRFGGLIAVNNVSLTVHTGEIFGLIGPNGAGKTTFFNLVTGLIPPSSGQLLHQGENISRLRPCQIASRGIARTFQNIRLFGNLAAIENVMIAQHVHTQSGVLTGVLGLPPAPQEEKLIRQKAMDLLELVGLGDRAHETAVNFSYGDQRRLEIARALALDPQVLLLDEPAAGMNPNEKHQLSEFIRMIRNQFNLTVLLIEHHVPLVMGLCDRIAVLDFGQMIALGDPACVRNDPAVIEAYLGVE
- a CDS encoding ABC transporter ATP-binding protein, which gives rise to MPDALPLLEISQLSVNYGGIQAVQSIDLVIHPGEVITLIGANGAGKSTTLRAISRIINIREGQIRYGGQDITRKQAHQVVQLGIAHSPEGRRVLSRQTVLDNLELGAYTRSDRLGIKTDIEYQFCTFPRLAERRHQLAGTLSGGEQQMLAIARALMSRPKLLLLDEPSLGLAPAIVREIFSIIQNLRTTGVTILLVEQNAHLALQHADRGYVLEAGRITLSGKAADLLEDERVKQAYLG